In a genomic window of Zingiber officinale cultivar Zhangliang chromosome 9B, Zo_v1.1, whole genome shotgun sequence:
- the LOC122024207 gene encoding uncharacterized protein LOC122024207 isoform X1 — MDLEGIASIALLPCGSISGHFITLPHSVCYGLQGTELSCERECSRGEDYRLIKLSIIDFTQNKREKVVVVECRGHDAARFKNVDHAHGWENDVVDMVEQKHGKQEILVSFECDTLKADNAAEEHIKTYMPNLVGLDAVVNVGRMSIYGLDFEGSDESSK; from the exons ATGGATTTGGAAGGGATTGCCTCGATTGCTCTGCTTCCTTGCGGTTCCATCTCCGGTCACTTCATCACCTTGCCTCATTCTGTCTGCTACGGCCTTCAAGGGACGG AATTGTCCTGCGAGAGGGAGTGTAGCAGAGGTGAAGACTATCGCCTGATTAAGCTATCAATAATTGACTTCACC CAGAACAAAAGAGAGAAGGTGGTTGTGGTGGAGTGCAGGGGACATGATGCTGCTCGCTTTAAAAATGTTGATCATGCCCATGG GTGGGAAAATGATGTTGTTGATATGGTAGAGCAGAAGCACGGGAAACAAGAGATATTAGTATCATTTGAATGTGATACACTTAAGGCAGATAATGCTGCTGAAGAACACATCAAGACTTATATGCCTAATTTAGTTGGACTTGATGCTGTTG TTAATGTTGGCCGGATGAGTATTTATGGTCTCGATTTTGAAGGGAGTGATGAATCAAGTAAGTAG
- the LOC122024207 gene encoding uncharacterized protein LOC122024207 isoform X2 produces MDLEGIASIALLPCGSISGHFITLPHSVCYGLQGTELSCERECSRGEDYRLIKLSIIDFTNKREKVVVVECRGHDAARFKNVDHAHGWENDVVDMVEQKHGKQEILVSFECDTLKADNAAEEHIKTYMPNLVGLDAVVNVGRMSIYGLDFEGSDESSK; encoded by the exons ATGGATTTGGAAGGGATTGCCTCGATTGCTCTGCTTCCTTGCGGTTCCATCTCCGGTCACTTCATCACCTTGCCTCATTCTGTCTGCTACGGCCTTCAAGGGACGG AATTGTCCTGCGAGAGGGAGTGTAGCAGAGGTGAAGACTATCGCCTGATTAAGCTATCAATAATTGACTTCACC AACAAAAGAGAGAAGGTGGTTGTGGTGGAGTGCAGGGGACATGATGCTGCTCGCTTTAAAAATGTTGATCATGCCCATGG GTGGGAAAATGATGTTGTTGATATGGTAGAGCAGAAGCACGGGAAACAAGAGATATTAGTATCATTTGAATGTGATACACTTAAGGCAGATAATGCTGCTGAAGAACACATCAAGACTTATATGCCTAATTTAGTTGGACTTGATGCTGTTG TTAATGTTGGCCGGATGAGTATTTATGGTCTCGATTTTGAAGGGAGTGATGAATCAAGTAAGTAG
- the LOC122024176 gene encoding lamin-like protein, whose product MVRKLLLPFFLFLSLSSWLASADRFTVGDSQAWNPNVNYTAWVDKHKPFHVGDWLVFYYQPGMADVVQVDEAGYNNCDASSSISNYSKGRSYAFQLNHTGDYYFICSRGFCYGGMRLAIVSQPLPPPSPPPSSHNDLSAAPRSCHAPAFPLLAIAIAATAAALLALLQSIA is encoded by the exons ATGGTCAGGAAGCTGCTCCTCCCGTTCTTCTTGTTCCTCTCCCTCAGCAGCTGGTTGGCGTCGGCCGACAGGTTCACCGTCGGCGACAGCCAGGCGTGGAACCCCAACGTCAACTACACCGCCTGGGTCGACAAGCACAAGCCCTTCCATGTCGGAGACTGGCTCG TGTTCTACTACCAGCCGGGAATGGCGGACGTGGTCCAGGTGGACGAGGCCGGGTACAACAACTGCGACGCCTCCAGCTCCATCTCCAACTACAGCAAAGGCCGGAGCTACGCCTTCCAGCTCAACCACACCGGCGATTACTACTTCATCTGCAGCCGCGGATTCTGCTACGGCGGCATGCGCCTCGCCATCGTCTCCCAGCCGCTCCCGCCGCCCTCCCCGCCGCCCTCCTCCCACAACGACCTCTCCGCCGCTCCCCGTAGCTGCCACGCCCCGGCATTCCCTCTACTCGCCATCGCCATCGCCGCCACCGCAGCCGCTCTTCTCGCACTCCTACAGTCGATTGCTTGA
- the LOC122023344 gene encoding subtilisin-like protease 4, whose translation MELAPWLLFLLLAFVASPSSATRYIIQVEEPTTESSLKSWHESFLPPAAEESGADRRLLHSYSDVFNGFAAVLTEEELRAVEKKKGFVRTFPDRVLRVMTTHTPDFLGLKVGEGLWDDSKLGSGVIVGVLDTGVTPGHPSYDDEGVPPPPSKWKGSCELETGCNNKLIGARSMVSGGGPPIDEGGHGTHTSTTAAGNFVRNASYFGLAKGTAAGMAPRAHLAIYQVCLGDGSCSTSDILAGLDAAVKDGVDILSLSLGGASTPLDQDPIAISSFAAARKGIFVSCAGGNSGPSYYTLSNEAPWILTVAASSVDRSFRASVKLPNGKVIAGESIDQPRNFTKRSLPLYYSADSPACSDPPADSHRGSVWVCEAGRESASDVAAYVKSLGARALILISSEGQGATIPIRRMNFPGVVLTAQEGSDLISYLNSSSDPSASIVFSKTVLGVSPAPVVAYFSSRGPSQATPGIIKPDISGPGLNIFAAWIPSEDGNSDSPQYFINSGTSMATPHLSGIAAILKAAHPTWSPAAIKSAIVTTADADVSDELLKPAIYFTKGAGNVNPNKAADPGLVYDITDDDYVSYICSKFGKEGARNIARGPVDCSKNVTEAELNYPSILLSPKGRAAVKVSRTVTNVGPARSSYKVSLTISKSTVSATVTPKTLTFTKLNEKKSFSVSAKWATGAPPRTGNPFVEGKLTWTSDDGKHVVTSPLIVSALE comes from the coding sequence ATGGAACTTGCACCATGGctgctctttcttctccttgcCTTCGTCGCCTCTCCTTCTTCTGCCACCCGTTACATAATTCAAGTGGAGGAGCCTACGACGGAATCGAGCCTGAAGAGCTGGCATGAGTCTTTCTTGCCGCCCGCTGCCGAGGAGTCTGGCGCCGATCGGCGGCTGCTGCACTCCTACAGCGACGTCTTCAACGGGTTCGCCGCCGTGCTAACAGAGGAAGAGCTGCGGGcggtggagaagaagaaaggcttcgtCCGCACGTTCCCTGACCGCGTGCTGCGCGTGATGACCACCCACACGCCGGATTTCCTCGGACTCAAGGTCGGGGAGGGGCTGTGGGACGACTCGAAGCTAGGGAGCGGAGTCATCGTCGGAGTCCTCGACACCGGAGTGACTCCCGGACACCCTTCCTACGACGACGAGGGAGTGCCGCCTCCGCCCTCAAAGTGGAAGGGCTCGTGCGAGCTGGAGACCGGTTGCAACAACAAGCTCATCGGTGCCAGGTCGATGGTCTCGGGTGGGGGCCCTCCCATCGACGAGGGCGGCCATGGGACCCACACGTCTACCACCGCCGCAGGTAACTTCGTCCGCAACGCGAGTTACTTCGGTTTGGCCAAAGGCACTGCCGCTGGGATGGCCCCTCGGGCCCACCTCGCCATCTACCAAGTCTGCCTCGGCGACGGCAGCTGCAGTACCTCCGACATCCTCGCCGGGTTGGACGCGGCTGTCAAGGACGGTGTTGACATCCTCTCTCTCTCGCTCGGCGGCGCTTCCACCCCTCTCGACCAAGATCCGATCGCCATCAGTTCGTTCGCGGCGGCCAGGAAGGGCATCTTCGTCAGCTGCGCCGGCGGCAACAGTGGACCTAGCTACTACACCCTCTCCAACGAGGCGCCGTGGATCCTCACCGTGGCAGCCAGCAGCGTCGATCGAAGCTTCAGGGCTTCCGTGAAGCTTCCCAACGGGAAGGTGATCGCCGGAGAGTCTATTGACCAGCCGCGCAACTTCACTAAAAGATCTCTTCCCTTGTACTACTCTGCCGACTCGCCGGCATGCTCGGATCCTCCCGCTGATAGCCACAGGGGCAGCGTCTGGGTCTGCGAGGCTGGCCGCGAAAGTGCCTCAGATGTTGCGGCGTACGTCAAGTCCCTCGGCGCCAGAGCTTTGATCCTCATTTCCTCGGAGGGCCAGGGTGCCACCATCCCGATCAGGAGGATGAACTTCCCCGGAGTAGTGCTCACCGCCCAAGAAGGCTCCGACCTCATATCGTATTTGAACTCCTCCTCCGACCCCTCCGCGTCGATCGTCTTCAGTAAGACAGTTCTCGGCGTATCCCCCGCCCCCGTCGTGGCTTACTTCTCCTCTCGTGGGCCGTCGCAGGCAACGCCGGGTATCATCAAGCCAGACATCTCCGGCCCGGGCCTTAACATCTTCGCGGCCTGGATTCCTTCTGAAGACGGCAATAGTGACAGTCCGCAGTACTTTATCAACTCCGGCACGTCCATGGCCACGCCTCACCTCAGCGGCATCGCGGCGATCTTAAAGGCCGCACACCCTACTTGGTCGCCGGCAGCTATCAAGTCGGCTATCGTCACCACGGCAGATGCCGACGTCTCTGACGAGTTACTCAAGCCGGCTATCTATTTCACCAAGGGCGCAGGAAACGTCAACCCTAACAAAGCTGCCGATCCTGGCCTTGTTTATGACATCACCGACGACGACTACGTTTCCTACATCTGCAGCAAATTCGGAAAAGAAGGTGCTAGAAATATAGCGCgtggaccagtcgactgctcgAAGAACGTGACGGAAGCAGAGCTGAACTACCCGTCGATTCTACTGTCCCCCAAAGGTAGGGCGGCGGTCAAAGTGAGCCGAACGGTAACAAACGTCGGACCGGCAAGATCGAGCTACAAGGTGTCGTTGACAATATCGAAGTCTACCGTGTCGGCTACTGTCACCCCCAAGACACTAACGTTCACCAAGCTGAACGAGAAGAAGTCGTTCAGCGTGAGCGCGAAATGGGCCACCGGCGCACCACCCCGTACCGGCAATCCATTCGTTGAGGGGAAGTTGACTTGGACCTCCGATGATGGAAAGCATGTGGTGACGAGCCCATTGATCGTCTCCGCCCTGGAGTGA